One Phocoena sinus isolate mPhoSin1 chromosome 13, mPhoSin1.pri, whole genome shotgun sequence DNA segment encodes these proteins:
- the SERTAD2 gene encoding SERTA domain-containing protein 2, with protein MLGKGGKRKFDEHEDGLEGKIVSPSDGPSKVSYTLQRQTIFNISLMKLYNHRPLTEPSLQKTVLINNMLRRIQEELKQEGSLRPAFPASSPPADPLGSSYREAPPAFSHPAPAPCELGGAAPLEACLTPASLLEDDQDTFCTSPAAQPAVPARLAPPALPPEKDSFSSALDEIEELCPTSTSMEAAEATTDDPKGDSGGPGAQRPEGLQDGRPDDPKLMDSLPGNFEITTSTGFLTDLTLDDILFADIDTSMYDFDPCTSASGTSSKMSPVSADDLLKTLAPYSSQPVAPSQPFKMDLTELDHIMEVLVGS; from the coding sequence ATgttggggaaaggaggaaaacGGAAGTTTGACGAGCATGAAGATGGGCTGGAAGGCAAAATTGTGTCCCCCTCCGACGGTCCGTCCAAGGTGTCTTACACCTTACAGCGCCAGACTATCTTCAACATTTCCCTTATGAAACTCTACAACCACAGGCCCCTCACAGAGCCCAGCTTGCAAAAGACCGTGCTCATCAACAACATGTTGAGGCGGATCCAGGAGGAGCTGAAGCAGGAGGGCAGCCTGAGGCCCGCGTTCCCCGCCTCTTCGCCGCCCGCCGACCCGCTGGGCTCCAGCTACCGGGAGGCGCCGCCTGCCTTCAGCCACCCCGCGCCCGCACCCTGCGAGCTGGGCGGCGCTGCGCCCCTGGAGGCCTGCCTCACCCCCGCCTCACTGCTCGAGGACGACCAGGACACGTTTTGCACTTCCCCGGCCGCGCAGCCTGCGGTCCCCGCCAGACTCGCACCTCCTGCCCTCCCGCCGGAAAAGGACAGCTTCTCCTCCGCCCTGGACGAGATTGAGGAGCTCTGTCCCACATCTACCTCCATGGAGGCCGCGGAGGCCACCACCGATGACCCGAAAGGGGACTCCGGCGGGCCCGGCGCGCAGAGACCCGAGGGGCTCCAGGACGGCCGGCCCGACGACCCGAAACTGATGGACTCCCTGCCCGGCAACTTTGAGATCACCACGTCCACGGGCTTCCTGACAGACTTGACCCTGGACGACATCCTGTTTGCCGACATTGACACGTCCATGTACGACTTTGACCCCTGCACGTCCGCGTCGGGGACATCCTCAAAAATGTCCCCCGTGTCGGCCGACGACCTCCTCAAGACGCTGGCCCCCTACAGCAGCCAGCCCGTCGCCCCGAGCCAGCCTTTCAAGATGGACCTCACGGAGCTGGACCACATCATGGAGGTGCTGGTCGGGTCCTGA